The Arachis hypogaea cultivar Tifrunner chromosome 16, arahy.Tifrunner.gnm2.J5K5, whole genome shotgun sequence genome contains a region encoding:
- the LOC112754561 gene encoding uncharacterized protein isoform X3, giving the protein MILATLFSPLSLLLLLFFSISTLSFSHFVPTFPSSSKFHPELTTQLSRSSSSSSSNGLYETKFFTQTLDHFDYTPQSNHKFQQRYLFNDTHWGGANNNAPIFVYTGNEGNIEWFTQNTGFMFENAPRFQALLVFIEHRFYGKSVPFGGNREVAYANTSTLGYLSSTQALADYATLIIDLKKNISAIDSPVVVFGGSYGGMLAAWFRMKYPHVTIGALASSAPILHFPGLVSPYVFSDTIANDFRSEGENCYNVIKSSWKQIEDAGKTDKGLKLLQKSFRLCKNYSSDFLEGWLQSAWTYTAMTDYPTPSNFMNPLPAYPIRKMCEAIEKEKKRSAFEKLYAAANIYYNYSGSATCFDLDDHSDPHDLGGWQWQDRQTGQIIGTGRKVGRLFELENLHIPHVPNLYATSFPSTLHL; this is encoded by the exons ATGATACTTGCCACACTCTTCTCTCCACTTTCTCTTCTGCTACTCTTATTCTTCTCCATCTCCACCTTGTCTTTTTCCCATTTCGTACCCACTTTCCCTTCTTCATCTAAGTTTCACCCTGAGCTAACCACCCAActctctcgttcttcttcttcttcttcatcaaatGGACTCTACGAGACAAAGTTCTTCACCCAAACGCTCGATCACTTCGATTACACTCCCCAAAGCAATCACAAGTTTCAACAAAGGTACCTCTTCAATGATACCCATTGGGGTGGCGCCAACAACAATGCTCCAATCTTTGTTTACACCGGAAACGAAGGCAACATAGAGTGGTTCACGCAGAACACGGGGTTCATGTTCGAAAACGCGCCACGTTTCCAAGCACTTTTGGTTTTCATTGAG CATAGATTCTACGGAAAATCAGTGCCATTTGGTGGGAACAGGGAGGTTGCATATGCAAATACGAGTACACTTGGGTACCTGAGTTCTACTCAGGCGTTGGCTGATTATGCCACTCTCATTATTGATCTGAAGAAGAATATCTCAGCAATTGATTCCCCTGTTGTGGTGTTTGGTGGATCCTACGGaggaa TGCTTGCTGCGTGGTTCAGAATGAAGTATCCGCACGTTACGATCGGAGCCTTAGCTTCATCTGCCCCAATCCTTCATTTTCCGGGTTTGGTTTCACCCTATGTCTTCTCCGATACTATCGCCAACGACTTCAGG AGTGAGGGTGAGAACTGTTATAACGTCATAAAAAGTTCTTGGAAACAAATAGAGGATGCGGGAAAGACGGATAAAGGATTGAAGCTGCTGCAGAAATCATTCAGATTATGCAA GAATTATAGCTCAGATTTTCTGGAAGGTTGGCTTCAATCGGCGTGGACATATACAGCGATGACAGATTACCCCACACCTTCCAATTTTATGAATCCCTTGCCAGCTTATCCAATCAGAAAG ATGTGCGAGGCAAtagagaaggaaaagaagagatcAGCATTTGAGAAGCTGTACGCAGCAGCGAATATATATTACAACTACAGCGGCTCTGCCACTTGCTTCGACTTGGATGATCATTCTGATCCCCATGATCTCGGGGGATGGCAATGGCAG gatcgTCAGACGGGACAAATAatcgggactggacgtaaggtcggaagattgtttgaactcgagaatcttcatattcctcaTGTGCCAAATCTCTATGCTACTTCTTTTCCATCTACTCTTCACTTATGA